The proteins below come from a single Caldanaerobius fijiensis DSM 17918 genomic window:
- a CDS encoding rhamnulokinase: MLAIDFGANSGRGILGKFDGQKLEMQEIHRFSNDPVRIPDGLHWDILRLFHEIKQSILKCSSTGNSDIKGIGVDTWGVDFGLLGKSGELLGNPYHYRDDRTHGMIDEACKRINKMTLYSITGSQFQPFNTIYQLLSMVINRSPILENAKTMLLLPDLFNYFMTGEKASEFTIVSTTQLYDVHTGDWAWNIIDAMGIPQHIFTKIVPAGSIRGKIMPSLASELFINEIPVISVASHDTGSAVAAVPFVEKDAAFLSSGTWSLIGVEVEKPVINSKALEYNLTNEGCVGGTFRLLKNIAGLWIFQECKRFWDKQGTEENYDQLEEKAKSAQPFKTFIDPDDDLFYSPGNMPGKIVEYCRKTGQYVPQNKGEIVRCVLESLALKYRLAIEQLEEVTGQKLNTIHIVGGGTKDKMLCQFTANATKRRVIAGPVEATAIGNLLVQIMALGEIKDIKQARDVVKRSFATQEYLPQDSQQWDDAYNRYVRLLKRD, translated from the coding sequence TTGTTAGCTATAGATTTCGGCGCCAATAGCGGGCGCGGCATCCTGGGTAAATTTGACGGTCAAAAACTCGAAATGCAAGAAATACATCGATTCTCTAACGATCCTGTCCGCATCCCTGATGGACTTCATTGGGATATCCTGCGTCTATTCCACGAGATCAAGCAAAGCATTTTAAAATGCTCATCTACAGGTAATAGCGATATAAAAGGTATAGGTGTAGATACATGGGGGGTGGATTTCGGCCTTTTAGGCAAATCCGGTGAACTTCTCGGAAATCCATATCATTATCGCGATGATAGGACCCATGGGATGATAGATGAAGCGTGCAAGAGAATAAACAAGATGACGCTGTATTCCATCACAGGTAGTCAATTTCAGCCGTTTAACACCATTTATCAGCTTTTATCCATGGTAATAAATCGTTCTCCTATTCTGGAAAACGCAAAAACCATGTTACTTTTGCCAGACCTGTTTAACTACTTTATGACAGGAGAAAAAGCCAGCGAATTTACAATAGTATCTACCACACAATTATACGACGTACATACTGGCGACTGGGCCTGGAATATTATAGATGCCATGGGAATTCCACAACATATCTTTACAAAAATTGTCCCTGCAGGCTCTATAAGGGGTAAAATAATGCCATCATTGGCTTCAGAACTCTTTATAAATGAGATTCCGGTAATCTCAGTAGCTTCCCACGATACCGGTTCAGCTGTGGCAGCAGTACCTTTTGTAGAAAAAGATGCTGCTTTTCTCAGCAGCGGCACATGGTCTTTAATAGGAGTCGAGGTAGAAAAACCCGTCATAAACTCCAAAGCATTGGAATACAATCTCACCAATGAGGGCTGCGTGGGTGGTACATTCAGGTTGCTGAAAAATATAGCAGGATTATGGATTTTTCAAGAATGCAAACGCTTCTGGGATAAACAGGGAACCGAAGAAAATTATGACCAGCTGGAGGAAAAAGCAAAATCTGCACAACCTTTTAAAACGTTTATCGATCCCGACGATGACCTCTTTTACAGTCCTGGCAACATGCCTGGTAAAATCGTTGAATACTGCAGAAAAACAGGACAATACGTGCCTCAGAACAAAGGCGAAATCGTACGATGCGTATTGGAAAGCCTGGCCCTAAAATACAGGCTGGCTATAGAACAGCTGGAAGAGGTAACAGGCCAAAAGCTAAATACCATTCACATTGTAGGAGGCGGCACAAAAGACAAAATGTTGTGTCAGTTTACAGCTAACGCCACAAAACGCCGCGTCATCGCCGGACCAGTTGAAGCTACAGCTATAGGTAACTTGTTGGTTCAGATCATGGCTCTAGGAGAGATAAAGGATATAAAGCAGGCAAGGGATGTCGTAAAGCGTTCTTTTGCTACACAGGAATACCTGCCCCAGGATAGTCAGCAATGGGATGATGCATATAACAGGTATGTTCGATTGTTAAAGAGAGATTGA
- the rhaI gene encoding L-rhamnose isomerase: MRDEYRIWEQRQIDRGIDVEWVKERIKEFKVETPSWGYGDSGTRFKTFKQAGVPRNLFEKLEDAAQVNKYTGICPTVAIHIPWDKEDDYSKVVEYAAQLGLKIGAVNPNLFQDDDYKFGSITNVRPEVRRKAIDHMLECIDIAKQVGSKIISLWLADGTNYPGQGDFRARKHWIEESLQEVYAALEDDMRLLIEYKCFEPGFYHTDIADWGMSYTFASKLGPKAQVLVDLGHHLQGTNVEHIVAFLLDEGKIGGFHFNNRKYADDDLIVGSINPYELFLIFNELVAASLDSKTASTAANIAYMIDQSHCIEPKIPAMIRSVLNIQTAYAKALLVNREQLKAAQEANDVMAAEAAVREAFETDVRPLLEMVREEMGLNPDPLKAYLESGYGEKILSRGIGGKGWE, from the coding sequence ATGAGAGACGAGTACAGGATATGGGAACAGCGACAAATAGACCGTGGAATAGACGTCGAATGGGTCAAAGAGCGCATCAAAGAATTCAAGGTAGAGACTCCATCATGGGGATACGGAGATTCAGGTACCCGATTCAAAACGTTTAAGCAGGCAGGTGTCCCCAGAAACCTCTTTGAAAAGTTAGAAGACGCTGCACAGGTAAATAAATATACGGGGATATGCCCGACAGTAGCCATACACATACCCTGGGATAAAGAAGACGATTATTCTAAAGTAGTAGAATATGCTGCCCAGCTGGGCTTAAAGATAGGCGCTGTAAACCCCAATCTCTTTCAAGACGACGATTATAAATTCGGCAGTATCACCAATGTGCGCCCGGAAGTACGGCGAAAGGCTATCGACCATATGCTGGAGTGTATTGATATCGCAAAACAGGTGGGTTCAAAGATAATAAGCCTGTGGCTGGCCGACGGCACCAATTATCCTGGTCAAGGAGATTTTCGAGCCAGAAAGCATTGGATTGAAGAATCGTTGCAGGAAGTATATGCTGCACTTGAGGATGACATGCGTTTATTGATCGAATACAAATGTTTTGAACCTGGTTTTTACCACACGGATATAGCTGACTGGGGAATGTCATATACCTTCGCATCAAAATTGGGACCAAAAGCTCAGGTACTGGTGGACCTGGGACATCACCTGCAAGGAACCAATGTAGAACACATTGTGGCATTCCTTCTCGATGAGGGAAAGATCGGCGGTTTCCACTTCAATAACAGAAAATACGCCGACGACGACCTGATAGTAGGCTCTATAAATCCCTATGAACTCTTCCTCATTTTCAATGAGTTGGTAGCTGCAAGCCTTGATAGCAAAACGGCATCCACTGCCGCAAACATAGCCTATATGATTGACCAGAGCCATTGCATTGAGCCCAAGATCCCCGCTATGATACGATCGGTCCTTAACATACAGACAGCCTATGCTAAGGCCTTGCTGGTAAACCGTGAACAGTTAAAAGCGGCACAAGAAGCCAATGATGTCATGGCAGCAGAAGCAGCCGTTAGAGAAGCCTTTGAAACAGATGTAAGACCGCTTCTTGAAATGGTAAGAGAAGAAATGGGCCTAAATCCTGATCCATTGAAGGCATATCTCGAAAGTGGTTATGGCGAAAAAATTCTCTCAAGAGGCATTGGCGGCAAAGGCTGGGAATAG
- a CDS encoding ABC transporter ATP-binding protein, whose translation MIKISNLTKRFGNTIAVNDISFEINDGEIFGLLGENGAGKTTTMRMLATMLKPTSGTATINGYDIVEQPSEVRKHVGILFGGEAGLYDRLTARENIAYFAELSGMEADKINKRIDELAEILDMRDFIDKRVGRFSKGMKQKVTIARSIVHNPDVMLLDEPSIGLDVTTTRLLHDFIKSCKEQGKSVLYSSHIMSEIEKLCDRLAIIHKGVLITVCSIEDLKAKYQDQSLEEIFIKLVGGYHE comes from the coding sequence TTGATAAAAATAAGCAATCTCACCAAGCGGTTTGGCAACACCATCGCCGTAAATGATATATCCTTTGAAATCAACGACGGCGAAATTTTTGGCCTGCTAGGCGAAAATGGCGCAGGCAAGACCACCACCATGAGAATGCTTGCAACTATGCTTAAACCCACATCAGGCACCGCTACAATCAACGGCTACGACATCGTAGAACAACCCTCCGAAGTGAGAAAGCACGTTGGTATACTATTTGGTGGCGAAGCAGGACTTTATGACAGGCTGACAGCAAGAGAGAATATCGCTTATTTTGCTGAACTGAGCGGCATGGAAGCTGATAAAATCAATAAAAGAATAGATGAACTGGCAGAAATACTGGACATGAGGGATTTCATCGACAAAAGAGTGGGTAGATTCTCCAAAGGTATGAAGCAAAAGGTAACAATAGCCAGATCCATCGTGCACAATCCCGATGTCATGCTTTTAGATGAACCCAGTATCGGCCTTGATGTCACTACAACGCGGTTGCTCCACGATTTTATCAAAAGTTGCAAAGAGCAGGGAAAATCAGTATTGTATTCTAGCCACATAATGAGCGAAATTGAAAAGCTGTGCGACAGGTTGGCGATAATTCACAAAGGCGTATTAATTACCGTGTGTAGCATCGAAGATTTAAAAGCAAAATATCAGGATCAAAGCCTGGAAGAAATATTTATAAAACTTGTGGGGGGCTATCATGAATAA
- a CDS encoding ABC transporter permease yields the protein MNKVLTVFKKEIKDAFRDRRTLISSILIPALLIPVLFLLMGNSISGVQKSVKQEGFKVSFQGKNTYLEQFLSRQPYIKIVQSDNPQKMLQDGKIQAIIVVPDDFNSAIEEGKQVDLSILYDQSSSKSSMGLASLTGAIDAFSKSIANERLKSKGIDPQLIYPVVTKVTDIAAKKNGEGAFVLSFIIPLFLMMWPAIGAMISAADSGAGEKERGTLEPLLATQASRTAIAVGKWLAISIASLTGAVAFTIGLIISLQINPMAFGGKIYISILPITIMTILGVLVSLMYSAFMLALSIFARNTKEANTYMSPINIIAMVPAYLTFYTDIKSIPLWQYVIPFYNIVLVLKESLSGTVNIIHLGLAILGACILILLALIVAIKMFNDEKVIFRN from the coding sequence ATGAATAAGGTGTTGACAGTTTTTAAAAAAGAAATAAAAGATGCTTTTAGGGACAGGCGTACATTAATATCAAGCATACTGATACCTGCACTGCTGATACCTGTACTCTTTTTGCTCATGGGTAACAGCATATCAGGAGTTCAAAAGTCAGTAAAACAGGAAGGCTTTAAGGTTTCTTTTCAGGGGAAAAATACGTACCTAGAGCAATTCCTTTCACGCCAACCATATATTAAAATTGTACAATCCGATAATCCACAGAAAATGCTTCAAGACGGCAAAATTCAGGCAATAATTGTTGTACCTGACGACTTTAACAGCGCTATCGAAGAAGGCAAGCAAGTCGATCTCTCCATTCTATACGATCAAAGCAGTTCCAAATCATCTATGGGATTAGCTTCTCTAACAGGCGCCATTGACGCTTTTTCTAAAAGTATAGCCAATGAGCGTTTAAAATCTAAAGGCATAGATCCTCAACTTATATACCCTGTTGTAACCAAAGTCACTGATATAGCTGCGAAAAAAAATGGTGAAGGGGCTTTTGTACTCTCATTTATCATACCATTATTTTTAATGATGTGGCCTGCTATCGGTGCTATGATATCGGCAGCTGACAGCGGCGCCGGTGAAAAAGAAAGAGGTACTCTGGAACCTCTGCTAGCCACTCAGGCAAGCAGAACCGCAATCGCTGTTGGTAAATGGCTGGCAATATCCATCGCATCATTGACAGGAGCTGTAGCATTTACCATTGGTCTAATTATAAGTTTGCAGATAAATCCCATGGCTTTTGGAGGCAAGATTTACATATCAATCCTGCCCATTACCATAATGACTATATTAGGTGTGCTTGTATCGTTGATGTATAGTGCTTTTATGCTAGCCCTTAGCATTTTTGCGCGCAATACCAAAGAAGCAAATACGTATATGAGCCCCATAAATATAATAGCAATGGTACCCGCATACCTGACATTTTATACTGATATAAAGTCAATACCTCTCTGGCAGTACGTTATTCCCTTTTATAATATCGTACTGGTATTAAAAGAATCTCTGTCTGGGACCGTCAATATAATTCATCTGGGTCTCGCAATATTAGGGGCATGTATTCTCATTTTGCTAGCATTGATAGTTGCTATCAAGATGTTTAACGATGAAAAGGTAATATTTAGAAATTAA
- a CDS encoding DUF1657 domain-containing protein produces MTVKSDLEKAKIAAQSALANYADFGNKTEDQMAKQMFKQMEQDMQRHIDMLNNRLNYLNQKNELNQMQAAQQQQQQQQAKAQIKNNVLKD; encoded by the coding sequence ATGACAGTAAAAAGTGATTTGGAAAAGGCAAAAATTGCTGCGCAATCGGCTTTGGCGAACTATGCTGATTTTGGTAACAAGACCGAGGATCAGATGGCTAAACAGATGTTTAAACAGATGGAACAGGATATGCAAAGGCATATTGATATGCTTAATAATAGGCTCAATTATCTGAACCAAAAAAATGAATTAAATCAGATGCAGGCAGCTCAACAACAGCAGCAACAACAACAGGCAAAGGCTCAGATAAAAAACAATGTGTTAAAGGACTGA
- a CDS encoding pro-sigmaK processing inhibitor BofA family protein — MSLGIEYSVVFAYIMALGLLFLLGWILFIPIKIFLKFLFNTIIGGILLYILNVFGSFVGIGIALNPVTAIVAGLLGIPGIILMLLLKHILL; from the coding sequence GTGAGCCTGGGCATAGAATATAGCGTAGTTTTTGCGTACATTATGGCTCTTGGGCTTTTATTTTTGTTGGGCTGGATTTTATTTATTCCGATAAAAATTTTTTTAAAATTTCTATTTAATACTATTATTGGTGGAATATTGCTTTACATATTAAATGTCTTTGGCTCTTTTGTAGGTATAGGAATAGCTTTAAACCCTGTAACAGCAATTGTAGCAGGATTGCTTGGCATACCTGGCATCATTCTGATGTTATTGTTAAAGCACATACTATTATAG
- a CDS encoding YaaL family protein, which produces MYSKFVRSVAAAFVSMIGSQSQNKIVDEKQAYIDIIEKAREEMQIAERYFETVSDPDLVDHAIFQLEAARKKYIYLLKCAQSQGINLSSKDVLDETDKGMVM; this is translated from the coding sequence ATGTATAGTAAGTTTGTTCGGAGTGTGGCAGCGGCATTTGTTTCAATGATTGGTAGCCAAAGTCAAAATAAGATAGTGGACGAAAAACAAGCGTATATCGATATAATAGAAAAAGCCAGAGAGGAGATGCAGATAGCTGAGAGATATTTTGAGACTGTATCCGATCCGGATCTGGTAGATCATGCCATTTTCCAACTAGAGGCGGCTAGAAAGAAATATATTTATCTTTTGAAATGTGCACAATCGCAGGGGATCAATCTCTCATCAAAGGATGTGCTGGATGAGACGGATAAGGGGATGGTTATGTGA
- a CDS encoding HD-GYP domain-containing protein, which translates to MVTSIALDRVFSALSLALDLAENVPYGHGRRVAFLSLVVSEKLGLGKEAMRELYYAGLLHDIGMSSAMAEEHFNSDIAMLHAKKGSEIVKNLPIGDKISDIIRYHHENWDGSGGFKIKGEDIPLGSRIIYAVDQFDIRFDKSRDYYDQKGHLMNWLKYNGNKMFDPEIVAILLKLMQADKFWLDMVHFDEIYARPDVVFDHIVYLDVDKLIGIAEVFADIIDIRSRFTYNHSKRLAKTALNVCRKCHNDDLTNGKIYIAALLHDLGKLVVPNEILEKQGKLDDYEFNVIKSHPYYTKVILRQIEGFEDIAQWAGNHHEKLDCSGYPERLCKEQLTFYDQLIGICDMYTALTEDRPYRKGLSHKEAIEMLGKSAKDGKIDSEVLSLIADLA; encoded by the coding sequence ATGGTTACATCAATTGCTCTTGACCGTGTTTTTTCTGCCCTTTCACTGGCATTGGACCTGGCGGAAAACGTGCCGTATGGGCATGGCCGCAGAGTTGCCTTTTTATCTCTTGTGGTTTCTGAAAAATTAGGCCTTGGCAAAGAGGCAATGAGGGAACTTTATTATGCAGGCCTGCTTCACGATATAGGTATGAGCAGTGCCATGGCTGAAGAACATTTTAATTCTGATATTGCTATGCTGCATGCAAAAAAGGGCAGTGAAATAGTAAAGAATTTACCTATTGGCGATAAGATTTCTGATATAATAAGGTATCATCACGAAAATTGGGATGGCAGTGGCGGATTTAAGATAAAAGGTGAAGATATACCTTTGGGCTCGCGGATCATCTATGCTGTAGACCAATTTGATATAAGGTTTGACAAATCGAGAGATTATTACGATCAAAAGGGGCACCTGATGAATTGGCTTAAGTACAACGGGAACAAGATGTTTGATCCGGAGATTGTAGCGATTCTTTTAAAGCTTATGCAGGCAGATAAATTCTGGCTTGACATGGTTCATTTTGATGAAATATATGCGCGACCTGACGTAGTTTTTGATCATATAGTATATTTAGATGTTGATAAATTGATTGGCATTGCGGAGGTATTTGCCGATATAATAGATATCAGAAGCCGGTTTACGTATAACCATTCAAAAAGGCTGGCTAAAACGGCGTTGAATGTCTGCAGAAAATGCCATAATGATGACTTAACTAACGGTAAGATCTACATAGCAGCACTACTTCACGACTTAGGCAAACTGGTGGTACCCAACGAGATACTGGAAAAACAAGGTAAACTTGACGACTATGAATTTAACGTGATAAAGTCACACCCTTATTATACTAAAGTGATCTTAAGACAAATTGAAGGGTTTGAGGACATAGCTCAATGGGCGGGAAATCATCACGAAAAACTTGATTGCAGTGGCTATCCTGAACGCTTGTGCAAAGAACAGTTGACATTTTATGATCAACTTATAGGTATATGCGATATGTATACGGCTCTTACGGAGGATAGACCATATAGAAAAGGTTTAAGCCACAAGGAAGCTATCGAGATGCTGGGTAAAAGTGCAAAAGATGGAAAGATTGATTCGGAGGTGTTAAGCCTCATAGCTGATTTGGCCTGA
- a CDS encoding beta-galactosidase — protein MFIKVKEMCHVIKQFDLKRFLPVNCKVEYGDNGQIYLLCSKEGGKLEVTGEPGTLGGVEWKDAKYIVFDAVNHEDWVMGVTLEFWRKGNKGDEPNISVTLGLLPGVKTRLSFPLEALNSQKMFLDRTPGKLKTVLFGNKVAIDEIDRFAIGVMKCFSEQKLEISNFHLSQNEPDYPLPDIKLVDEMGQYAIKEWPSKTKSINELKVYLKEESAKPDDAIFSDNRSHYGGWKEKKFESTGYFRTQYDGERWWLVDPEGYAFQSIGLDCVNPGVSGRVDGIKKLYKWLPDENGEYKEAWRKEGKLEFFDFGIANLIRVFGEKWWSEWAKITRRRLIEWGFNTIGNWSSLEFIRYAKLPYVWQLNNFPDTTKKVFRDFPDVFSPEYQKKANEFAKQLEDFVDDPYMIGYFLRNEPQWAFIQDLNIAEELLENEEDLFSKEILIEFLSKRYGGDIKEFNRAWNVSLQSFECLKKGIRRASKLSKAAEKDLTDFSRMMIKAYVEIPSVACKRVDPYHMNLGMRYAFISNENLLAGCENFDVFSINCYKINPFEDVESIGRLTNMPVMIGEFHFGALDRGLPATGLRGVTTQEERGKAYRYYMENGVSSKYFVGAHYFTLNDQAVLGRFDGENFQIGCVDICHKPYAEFIHGVIETNRVLYEVADGRRKGYNQPPHEIPKVGF, from the coding sequence ATGTTTATTAAAGTAAAGGAGATGTGTCACGTGATAAAACAATTTGATTTGAAAAGGTTTTTACCTGTCAACTGCAAAGTAGAGTATGGGGACAATGGCCAAATTTATCTTTTATGTAGTAAGGAAGGAGGAAAATTAGAAGTTACAGGGGAACCTGGAACATTAGGCGGGGTAGAGTGGAAAGATGCGAAATATATAGTTTTTGATGCTGTGAATCATGAAGATTGGGTTATGGGTGTTACATTGGAATTTTGGAGGAAAGGAAATAAAGGGGATGAGCCTAATATATCTGTAACACTTGGGCTGCTACCTGGTGTTAAAACTAGACTATCTTTCCCTCTTGAGGCATTGAATTCGCAGAAAATGTTTCTGGACAGAACTCCTGGAAAACTAAAAACAGTATTATTTGGAAATAAAGTGGCAATAGATGAGATTGATCGCTTTGCTATAGGGGTTATGAAATGCTTCAGTGAACAAAAATTGGAGATTTCCAACTTTCATCTTTCACAAAATGAACCTGATTACCCGTTGCCTGATATTAAGCTGGTAGATGAAATGGGCCAGTATGCAATTAAGGAGTGGCCATCAAAAACGAAAAGTATAAATGAGCTTAAGGTTTATCTAAAGGAAGAATCAGCTAAGCCAGATGATGCGATATTCTCTGACAACCGAAGCCATTACGGAGGATGGAAGGAAAAGAAGTTTGAGAGTACAGGATACTTTAGGACTCAATATGATGGAGAAAGATGGTGGCTGGTTGATCCCGAAGGTTATGCTTTTCAAAGCATTGGTCTAGATTGTGTTAATCCTGGAGTTTCGGGGAGGGTAGACGGCATAAAAAAACTCTACAAATGGCTACCTGATGAGAATGGAGAATATAAAGAAGCTTGGCGAAAGGAAGGCAAGCTCGAGTTTTTTGATTTTGGTATAGCGAATTTGATCAGGGTATTTGGTGAAAAATGGTGGAGTGAATGGGCAAAGATTACGCGAAGAAGACTCATAGAATGGGGCTTTAATACTATTGGCAACTGGTCATCACTTGAATTCATACGTTATGCTAAATTACCCTATGTATGGCAGCTTAACAATTTCCCCGATACGACTAAGAAGGTGTTCAGGGATTTTCCTGATGTATTTAGCCCGGAATATCAAAAAAAAGCAAATGAATTTGCTAAACAGCTTGAGGATTTTGTAGATGATCCTTATATGATCGGTTATTTTTTAAGAAATGAACCTCAATGGGCTTTTATACAGGATCTCAACATAGCTGAAGAATTACTGGAGAATGAAGAAGATTTATTTTCGAAAGAAATCCTGATAGAATTCCTATCAAAAAGATATGGCGGTGATATTAAAGAGTTCAACAGAGCATGGAATGTTTCACTTCAAAGTTTTGAATGCTTGAAGAAAGGAATTAGACGGGCATCAAAGCTATCCAAGGCTGCTGAAAAGGATCTAACGGATTTTTCTAGAATGATGATTAAGGCATATGTAGAAATTCCTAGTGTAGCTTGCAAGAGGGTAGACCCATATCACATGAATTTGGGCATGCGATATGCTTTTATCTCAAATGAGAATCTTTTAGCCGGTTGCGAGAACTTTGATGTTTTCTCTATCAATTGCTATAAGATTAATCCATTTGAAGATGTAGAGAGTATAGGACGGTTAACCAATATGCCAGTGATGATAGGGGAATTTCATTTTGGGGCACTGGATAGGGGACTACCGGCCACAGGATTACGTGGAGTAACTACGCAGGAAGAACGAGGCAAGGCCTATCGATATTATATGGAAAATGGAGTTAGCAGTAAATATTTTGTTGGAGCTCATTATTTTACATTAAATGATCAAGCGGTTTTGGGAAGATTTGATGGCGAAAATTTCCAGATTGGCTGTGTAGATATCTGCCATAAGCCTTATGCTGAATTTATTCACGGTGTCATAGAAACAAATAGGGTTCTCTATGAAGTGGCTGATGGCAGACGAAAAGGCTATAATCAACCACCTCATGAAATTCCTAAAGTGGGGTTCTAA
- a CDS encoding PrsW family glutamic-type intramembrane protease: MQLPIQNIYIQNLFVFLYVLVIYYFIFWTKNLKINDIFAIISLTVIVVLPYTIYVQYYLYFNVINNIEHGPIYIAPLEEFTKVIPVIYIMSKKRKRNLSLSDFAYAGIVSGASFNFFEDLLYKRGKEQLNFFCGSLNSFEFIDMKVNFSHIVATGLIVLCMGLVVKVKGGILKKLPFILLTLFAFAYFAFEHGFYNATLSESFLGIIEYPHNKIAVYIHNLLGKNSYSHIILFFASIIIAIVETVTKYKYEKQVINEVERSTD, encoded by the coding sequence ATGCAACTACCAATTCAGAATATTTACATTCAAAACCTATTTGTATTCTTATATGTACTGGTAATTTATTATTTTATATTCTGGACTAAAAATTTAAAGATCAATGATATTTTTGCTATTATCAGTCTTACTGTTATAGTTGTTCTTCCATATACGATTTATGTTCAGTATTATTTATATTTTAATGTAATAAACAATATTGAGCATGGACCTATATACATTGCACCTTTAGAGGAGTTTACAAAGGTTATACCTGTAATTTATATAATGTCCAAGAAAAGAAAGAGAAATCTTTCTCTATCTGATTTTGCATATGCAGGTATAGTATCTGGTGCGAGCTTTAACTTTTTTGAAGATTTGCTCTATAAAAGAGGTAAGGAACAACTTAATTTTTTTTGTGGTTCTCTGAATTCATTTGAATTTATTGATATGAAGGTTAATTTTTCACATATTGTAGCAACGGGACTTATTGTTCTTTGCATGGGCCTTGTCGTAAAAGTCAAAGGAGGTATATTAAAAAAGCTACCTTTTATTTTATTAACTCTTTTTGCTTTTGCATATTTCGCATTTGAACATGGATTTTATAATGCTACACTAAGCGAATCGTTTTTGGGTATAATAGAATACCCTCATAATAAGATTGCTGTGTATATTCATAATCTTTTGGGGAAAAACAGTTATTCACATATTATATTATTCTTTGCAAGTATTATAATTGCTATAGTTGAAACGGTGACTAAATATAAATACGAAAAACAAGTAATAAATGAAGTAGAAAGGAGTACAGACTGA
- the recR gene encoding recombination mediator RecR, giving the protein MNYYAPPIARLIEELGKLPGVGPKTAQRLAFYLLNSPREYVESLARAMVEAKNKLKYCSVCMNITDSDVCSICSDPVRDKSTICVVEDPRDVVAMEKTKNYKGLYHVLHGVISPMDGIGPDQLKIKELISRCTDDVKEVIIATNPDVEGEATAMYISRLIKPLGIKVTRIAHGIPVGGDLEYADEVTLMRALEGRREML; this is encoded by the coding sequence ATGAATTACTATGCTCCTCCTATTGCCAGATTAATAGAAGAACTGGGCAAATTGCCAGGTGTAGGACCAAAAACAGCGCAACGTTTGGCTTTTTATCTTTTAAATTCGCCGAGGGAATACGTGGAGTCTTTGGCCAGAGCTATGGTTGAAGCTAAAAATAAACTCAAGTATTGCTCTGTATGTATGAACATAACGGATAGCGATGTCTGCAGTATTTGTTCTGATCCAGTGAGAGATAAGAGCACCATTTGCGTTGTAGAAGATCCCAGGGATGTAGTGGCTATGGAGAAGACTAAAAATTATAAAGGCCTTTATCATGTCCTTCACGGTGTCATATCCCCGATGGATGGTATAGGTCCAGATCAGCTGAAAATAAAGGAACTTATATCCCGTTGTACTGATGATGTAAAGGAAGTGATAATTGCTACAAATCCAGATGTAGAAGGTGAGGCGACAGCCATGTATATTTCCAGACTGATAAAGCCATTGGGGATAAAAGTCACCAGGATTGCCCATGGCATACCTGTTGGAGGGGACCTGGAATACGCAGATGAAGTCACACTTATGAGAGCACTAGAAGGCCGCAGGGAGATGTTGTAA
- a CDS encoding YbaB/EbfC family nucleoid-associated protein — protein sequence MPKGFPGMGNMNNMLKQVQKMQQEIEKLQEEIKNRTVEASAGGGAVTAVVNGKKELVDIKIDESAAEDIEMLQDLILAAVNEALRKADEIVSNEMSKITAGFNIPGFPGIG from the coding sequence ATGCCGAAAGGTTTTCCGGGTATGGGCAATATGAACAATATGCTGAAACAGGTTCAAAAAATGCAACAGGAGATAGAAAAACTGCAGGAAGAAATAAAAAATCGCACGGTAGAGGCTTCAGCAGGTGGCGGCGCTGTTACAGCGGTAGTGAATGGTAAAAAAGAACTGGTAGATATTAAAATCGATGAATCCGCAGCTGAGGATATAGAGATGCTCCAGGACTTGATTTTGGCTGCTGTAAATGAAGCTTTGAGGAAAGCTGATGAAATAGTGTCTAACGAAATGAGTAAGATCACAGCAGGCTTCAATATACCTGGTTTTCCAGGAATAGGGTGA